In one window of Flavobacteriales bacterium DNA:
- a CDS encoding YARHG domain-containing protein, with amino-acid sequence MKSIYLFAIVLSGMLAACGGNPSSEDHNESDSTAQSSATTETQVEAQMPQVDNAGVLGYYVGKFKAEVFKKDKEPSYSNKINISIDSIVGDALYGHSVVAGNLRPFSGKVSKGNGYLVVDATEPGDDKYDGRFRFTITPDKNELTGRWTANDQNLAVTERSYTLDKKNFTYSPDLKLPENVAWSELVPDKSINEEFDFEMVTEDVLKVNPSNTKLESKDVENMYKGDLEIVRNSIYARHGYSFKTRRMRYIFDKYVDWYIPRSVNVTSELTKLELDNIELLKRYEAHAANYYDTYGR; translated from the coding sequence ATGAAGTCAATCTATTTATTCGCCATTGTTTTGTCCGGCATGCTCGCAGCCTGCGGAGGAAACCCTTCGTCAGAGGATCATAATGAATCCGATAGCACCGCTCAAAGCAGTGCCACAACGGAAACTCAGGTAGAAGCACAAATGCCGCAAGTGGACAACGCCGGCGTGCTCGGCTATTATGTGGGCAAATTCAAGGCGGAAGTATTTAAGAAGGATAAAGAACCATCGTATTCCAACAAGATCAATATATCGATTGACTCCATTGTGGGTGATGCACTATATGGACATAGTGTGGTGGCCGGAAACCTGCGTCCGTTTTCCGGAAAAGTATCCAAGGGCAATGGTTATCTGGTGGTGGATGCTACCGAACCGGGAGACGATAAATATGACGGGAGATTCCGGTTTACAATCACACCGGACAAGAATGAATTGACCGGAAGGTGGACAGCGAATGATCAGAACCTGGCGGTCACAGAGCGGTCGTACACCCTTGATAAAAAAAACTTCACATATTCCCCAGACCTCAAGCTTCCGGAGAATGTGGCGTGGTCAGAGCTGGTGCCAGATAAATCCATAAATGAAGAGTTTGATTTTGAAATGGTAACGGAGGATGTTCTGAAAGTCAATCCATCCAATACCAAACTGGAATCCAAAGATGTGGAGAACATGTACAAGGGCGACCTGGAGATTGTGCGGAATTCCATATATGCCCGGCACGGGTATTCATTCAAAACCCGCCGTATGCGCTACATCTTTGATAAATATGTGGATTGGTACATACCGCGTTCAGTAAATGTTACTTCGGAACTGACCAAACTGGAACTTGATAATATCGAACTGCTGAAGCGCTACGAGGCGCATGCTGCGAATTACTATGATACTTACGGTAGATAA
- a CDS encoding M15 family metallopeptidase, protein MPAINSLPEGFVYVDEVIQDIRTDLGYFSSDNFIGDTVDGYLTNRAILSEQATQALKEVQASLREKGLGLKIRDAYRPQQAVDHFVRWGKDLSDTLMKSTYYPHIKKQSVFLKGYVSEHSGHSRGSTVDLTLVYLSGDSVDTEVDMGSIWDFFGPESGTKASHLTSLQKTNRQFLREKMMAHGFIAYDGEWWHFVLKDEPFPETFFNFPVK, encoded by the coding sequence ATGCCTGCCATCAATTCATTGCCCGAAGGCTTTGTGTATGTGGATGAGGTGATTCAAGATATCCGCACAGACCTCGGCTATTTTTCCTCAGATAATTTTATCGGTGATACCGTTGATGGATATCTGACCAACCGCGCCATCCTGAGTGAACAAGCAACACAGGCGTTGAAAGAGGTTCAAGCATCTCTCCGTGAAAAAGGACTTGGCCTAAAGATCAGGGATGCCTACCGCCCGCAACAGGCGGTGGATCATTTTGTGCGCTGGGGAAAGGACCTTTCGGATACCCTGATGAAATCTACCTACTACCCGCATATCAAGAAGCAAAGCGTCTTTCTTAAGGGGTATGTTTCCGAACATTCGGGCCACTCAAGAGGAAGTACGGTGGATCTGACCCTTGTTTATCTTTCCGGTGATAGCGTAGACACAGAGGTGGACATGGGTTCCATATGGGATTTCTTCGGACCCGAGTCAGGCACAAAGGCAAGTCATCTCACATCTCTTCAGAAAACAAACCGGCAATTTTTGAGGGAGAAAATGATGGCCCATGGATTTATAGCTTATGATGGGGAATGGTGGCACTTCGTTCTGAAGGATGAACCATTTCCGGAAACCTTCTTCAACTTTCCCGTGAAATGA
- a CDS encoding alpha/beta fold hydrolase encodes MKHLLLTIAICCTAVFAGSAQKKSDKKAPKTPEVSTGHKMLINGDSLYVEVVGKGDPIVCIAGGPGNSHDYMQLYAGDLAENYQMIYFDAFGRGYSARAENPEEYSIDRDVEDLEALRKALGLEKWTVFGHSYGTVAAQAYALKYPNSLKRLVLAAAFHSHEMWQANCDSYNYNVKTQFPEKWAVIDSLRKEGYISSDSIFASVYGSVPTGFMYIHDTHNRKKLEFKPDMAPDHMMNLKVYFSIVGNDADFFVGGDIIKTDFRRQLKDVKVPALLLFGRFDYVATPEYAVQYKHYMPQAQFEMFENSGHNPMAEEHEKFLKIMKDFMEK; translated from the coding sequence ATGAAACATCTGCTTTTAACCATTGCCATTTGCTGCACCGCTGTATTCGCGGGATCAGCACAAAAGAAGTCCGATAAGAAAGCGCCGAAAACGCCGGAAGTCAGCACAGGGCATAAAATGCTCATCAACGGCGACAGCCTATACGTGGAAGTTGTAGGTAAAGGAGACCCCATCGTTTGCATTGCAGGAGGTCCCGGTAATTCACATGACTACATGCAACTTTATGCCGGTGACCTCGCGGAGAACTATCAGATGATCTATTTCGATGCTTTTGGAAGGGGATATTCAGCACGTGCTGAGAACCCCGAAGAATATTCGATAGATCGGGATGTTGAAGACCTGGAAGCGTTACGAAAAGCATTGGGCCTTGAAAAATGGACGGTATTCGGCCACTCTTATGGCACAGTAGCTGCGCAGGCCTATGCCCTGAAGTACCCGAACAGCCTGAAGCGCCTGGTTCTTGCAGCAGCTTTTCACAGCCATGAAATGTGGCAGGCCAATTGCGACAGTTACAATTATAATGTCAAAACGCAATTCCCTGAGAAGTGGGCCGTCATCGACTCCCTGCGGAAGGAAGGTTATATCTCCAGCGACTCCATCTTTGCATCAGTTTATGGTAGTGTCCCCACCGGATTCATGTATATTCACGATACACACAACCGGAAGAAGCTGGAGTTCAAGCCCGATATGGCGCCGGATCACATGATGAATCTGAAGGTGTATTTTAGCATTGTAGGTAACGATGCGGATTTCTTTGTAGGCGGTGACATCATCAAAACCGACTTCAGAAGGCAGTTAAAAGATGTAAAAGTCCCTGCCCTGCTACTTTTCGGAAGATTTGATTATGTAGCCACACCGGAATACGCTGTACAGTATAAGCATTACATGCCCCAGGCTCAGTTTGAGATGTTCGAGAACAGTGGTCATAACCCCATGGCCGAAGAACATGAGAAATTCCTGAAGATCATGAAGGACTTTATGGAAAAATAG
- a CDS encoding DUF2306 domain-containing protein — protein MNSGTLRLLRTISLMTVYGYCLYLMVAITLQYIPIKTDVAFLAIKQDYVHMTHYRIAFFIHVFVSILALLAGFTQFSKGLRRKYPALHRKAGWLYAGVIILLAGPSGLVIGIYANGGWPSRLAFCMLAVLWVVFTLFAIITARKRDMVAHRRWMIRSFALTLSAITLRAWKYFIVAAFHPRPMDVYQVVAWLGWVLNLIVAEIIILKTKSS, from the coding sequence ATGAACAGCGGCACCCTACGTTTGCTCCGGACCATTTCACTAATGACGGTGTACGGTTACTGTCTTTACCTGATGGTGGCCATTACCCTTCAGTACATCCCAATTAAAACAGACGTGGCTTTTCTGGCCATCAAGCAGGACTACGTGCACATGACGCACTACCGTATAGCTTTCTTTATACATGTCTTTGTATCCATTCTTGCACTACTGGCAGGTTTTACCCAGTTCTCCAAAGGTCTGCGCCGTAAATACCCCGCATTGCACCGCAAGGCCGGATGGTTGTACGCCGGGGTCATCATCCTGCTGGCCGGTCCCTCGGGGCTGGTGATCGGAATATATGCCAATGGTGGCTGGCCTTCCCGACTGGCATTTTGCATGCTGGCAGTGCTGTGGGTGGTATTCACTTTATTTGCTATCATTACTGCAAGAAAGCGGGATATGGTCGCGCATCGTCGCTGGATGATCCGAAGTTTTGCACTGACCTTGTCCGCGATCACCCTGAGGGCATGGAAATATTTTATCGTAGCAGCCTTTCATCCCCGACCCATGGACGTTTACCAGGTGGTGGCGTGGCTGGGCTGGGTATTGAATCTGATCGTTGCTGAAATTATCATCCTTAAAACCAAATCATCATGA